One window of the Anopheles cruzii chromosome 2, idAnoCruzAS_RS32_06, whole genome shotgun sequence genome contains the following:
- the LOC128269329 gene encoding uncharacterized protein LOC128269329 — MKMNEWRMPKLAIAKCLSYLCVVGFVAVGTASYNIPDELVRCYRGNATLPGPPHTVQLLLELVRKIEHHNPTTLDMRLLSAELIHRLRVDGIENVPGVAETQWITPYSPRGLMVPKYTLLRQLVSQVPGTIEFDTFLTPTEICHLHRMLSSAVDPFQRDDERTTCPQTLMSADGNPQAPWVTQNKVQKSNTNQTTFDRPISRCPLERGTCHTRDYGTIAPGIVIMSIAAGLQPQNVLLSEFVTAYRKSNLYENLETMETADTRKQLERLFASLESIDNMYAAGLVGDLAEVCFFQGPTLVTNVSVGLAGAWNDTYLPRVRYLAEKHGGRWEMTDSEILAGIDGHYLAHNVPQFVKRLRRLRLSQVLEMYYSERGIPVASIENIARRPRPTKRPTTVRDESPVGQYSDRRERSGRSWAGNGGSRFRSVFEEEREEDQHAPEITRACQRREILRSIELDKLKLETYKFVELLQYATGSVIVSEPLMQRICDATVDRFYEQATLLLDTVSSCLTEGTADAETVRKPNVDLTVVLDGSRDEYMNLQLVSFLVELIDVSYYGSFISVVNGETGQYMVNRTNSVADAFEQLDRFRGSFPRQLSLSRSFAAIVETLARQTDTERSSFMVGGNAPVILVFAQSHRVTTADFESAHRMLRGSFEQFADLYFAFITNDPTNFRQLITFNDTFHSRAVEEHYRIIDSSRTTIASFDNEIAGVVKIIPQRLVVADCRTTSNRDVWRDQLVREELEQYLTPGVELRYRLVNTFMHNGGDVRVQFLTTDYGEFTVCEARDWRATPTNCQTTGPGQESLWFNYTRPCGGGIEDPACRSIYFTVRMESTNMLCNENDCQFPDQVRFVLRHEGLRCRGDGSGAMASLDARLFGILLMLGTIFSMSWI, encoded by the exons ATGAAAATGAACGAGTGGCGGATGCCCAAACTGGCCATCGCCAAGTGTCTATCGTACTTGTGCGTCGTAG GTTTCGTGGCGGTCGGCACCGCCTCCTACAACATACCGGACGAGCTGGTGCGGTGCTACCGCGGAAACGCCACCctgccggggccaccgcaCACCGTACAGCTGTTGCTCGAGTTGGTGCGCAAAATCGAGCACCACAATCCGACCACACTCGATATGCGTCTCCTGAGTGCCGAGCTGATCCACCGGTTACGGGTGGATGGCATCGAGAACGTGCCCGGTGTGGCCGAAACGCAGTGGATCACACCGTACAGCCCGCGCGGTCTGATGGTACCGAAGTACACGCTCCTTCGCCAGCTGGTCTCGCAAGTGCCGGGAACCATCGAGTTCGATACGTTCCTCACGCCGACCGAAATCTGCCACCTGCACCGGATGCTAAGCAGCGCCGTGGACCCGTTCCAACGTGACGATGAACGGACCACCTGCCCGCAGACTCTGATGAGTGCGGACGGCAATCCTCAGGCACCGTGGGTTACGCAGAACAA AGTCCAGAAATCAAACACCAACCAAACCACCTTCGATCGGCCCATCTCCCGGTGTCCGCTGGAGCGAGGAACGTGCCACACGCGGGACTATGGTACGATCGCGCCCGGTATCGTGATCATGTCGATCGCCGCCGGGCTTCAGCCACAGAACGTACTCCTCTCAGAATTCGTGACCGCCTACCGGAAGAGCAATCTGTACGAGAACCTCGAAACGATGGAAACGGCCGATACGCGGAAGCAGCTCGAGAGACTGTTCGCTTCGctcgaatcgatcgacaaCATGTACGCGGCCGGACTGGTGGGCGATCTGGCCGAGGTGTGTTTCTTCCAGGGTCCGACGCTGGTGACGAACGTGAGCGTCGGATTGGCGGGCGCCTGGAACGATACCTATCTGCCGAGGGTTCGCTACCTGGCCGAGAAGCACGGTGGCCGCTGGGAGATGACCGACAGTGAGATTCTGGCCGGTATCGATGGCCACTACCTGGCCCACAATGTGCCCCAGTTTGTGAAGCGGCTGCGCCGTTTGCGGCTGTCCCAGGTGCTGGAGATGTACTACAGCGAGCGAGGCATTCCGGTGGCTTCGATCGAGAACATTGCCCGACGGCCTCGTCCAACGAAGCGACCGACGACTGTTCGAGACGAGTCGCCAGTCGGTCAGTACTCGGACCGTCGTGAACGCTCGGGACGAAGCTGGGCCGGAAACGGTGGCTCGCGGTTTCGCAGTGTATTCGAAGAGGAGCGCGAAGAGGATCAGCACGCTCCGGAGATCACACGTGCCTGCCAGCGACGAGAAAttctgcgatcgatcgagctcGATAAACTGAAGCTGGAGACGTACAAGTTTGTCGAACTGTTGCAGtacgccaccggaagcgtgaTCGTCTCCGAACCGTTGATGCAGCGGATCTGCGATGCGACGGTGGATCGCTTCTACGAACaggccacgctgctgctggacacgGTGTCCAGCTGCCTGACGGAGGGCACGGCGGATGCCGAAACCGTTCGGAAGCCGAACGTGGATCTTACCGTGGTGCTGGATGGTTCGCGAGACGAGTACATGAACCTGCAGCTAGTATC ATTTCTGGTGGAACTGATCGATGTCTCCTACTACGGTTCCTTCATCTCGGTCGTGAACGGTGAGACGGGCCAGTACATGGTGAACAGGACCAACAGCGTTGCCGACGCCTTCGAACAACTGGACCGTTTCCGAGGATCAT TTCCCCGTCAGCTGTCGCTCTCGAGAAGTTTTGCCGCCATTGTGGAGACCCTTGCGCGCCAAACAGACACGGAGCGGTCCAGCTTCATGGTCGGAGGAAACGCGCCGGTAATACTCGTCTTTGCGCAGTCTCACCGCGTGACTACGGCCGACTTTGAAAGTGCCCACCGAATGTTGCGTGGTTCTTTCGAACAGTTTGCCGATCTCTACTTCGCGTTCATCACAAACGATCCGACCAACTTCAGGCAGTTGATAACATTT AATGACACGTTCCACAGTCGAGCGGTGGAGGAACATTACAGGATCATCGACTCGTCACGAACAACGATCGCGAGCTTTGATAACGAAATCGCCGGAGTTGTGAAGATTATCCCGCAGCGGCTGGTGGTAGCAGACTGTCGTACCACCAGTAACCGGGACGTTTGGCGTGACCAGCTGGTACGCGAGGAACTGGAACAGTATCTAACGCCCGGCGTCGAGCTGCGTTATCGGCTGGTAAACACGTTTATGCACAATGGTGGCGACGTGCGGGTACAGTTTCTGACCACGGACTATGGGGAGTTTACGGTATGCGAAGCGCGTGATTGGCGGGCTACTCCAACCAACTGCCAGACCACGGGTCCGGGTCAGGAAAGTCTGTGGTTCAATTACACCCGCCCGTGCGGAGGAGGCATCGAAGACCCGGCTTGTCGATCGATTTATTTCACGGTACGCATGGAGAGTACGAACATGCTGTGTAACGAAAACGATTGCCAGTTCCCGGACCAGGTGCGTTTCGTTTTGCGCCACGAGGGGTTGCGGTGTCGAGGCGACGGCAGCGGAGCAATGGCGTCGCTAGACGCACGCTTGTTTGGCATCCTTTTGATGCTAGGCACCATATTTAGTATGTCTTGGATTTAA
- the LOC128278124 gene encoding protein sly1 homolog has protein sequence MATLKDRQIAAIRQMLNLNQPLTKAISAEPVWKLLIYDRTGQDIISPLVSIRELREMGVTLHIQLHSDRDSIPDVPAIYFCAATEENLGRIAQDFQSGLYDVYHLNFISPISRQKLEDLAAAALQAGCVANIQKVYDQYLNFITLEDDMFVLKHQNSDALSYYAINRANTQDFEMEGIMDSIVDSLFAVFVTLGTVPIIRCPKNCAAEMVARKLEKKLRENLWDARNNLFHMDATQTGAFSFQRPLLVLLDRNVDMATPLHHTWTYQALGHDVLELALNRVVVEEDPATEQQQIGTGAKPKTKACDLDSRDRFWCTHKGSPFPTVAEAIQEELEQYRSQEDEIKKLKTTMGIDGETDVAFSMVNDNTAKLTSAVNSLPQLMEKKRLIDMHTKIATSILNYIKARRLDSFFELEEKIMSKQALDRALVEVLKDPEFGLPEDKMRLFIIYYICSNVTDAEFKRLEEALRECGCDLTPLPYLQRWKSIAKITLSSSNQYEGSGTKTVSMFSKLVSQGSSFVMEGVKNLVVKRHNLPVTKITEQLMECRTGGGSEVDDYLYLDPKLLKGSDVVPKNRAPFQDAIVFVVGGGNYIEYQNLVDFIKTKQSANSIRRIIYGASTLTNAKQFLKQLSLLGEEIGSH, from the exons ATGGCGACACTGAAAGACCGCCAGATAG CCGCCATCAGGCAGATGCTGAACCTGAATCAACCGCTGACGAAGGCAATATCGGCGGAACCGGTGTGGAAGCTTCTGATCTACGATCGCACGGGACAAGACATTATATCGCCCCTTGTTTCGATTCGCGAACTACGCGAGATGGGCGTCACCCTGCACAT ACAGCTGCACTCCGACCGCGATTCCATTCCCGATGTGCCGGCCATTTATTTTTGTGCGGCCACCGAAGAAAACCTGGGACGGATTGCGCAAGACTTTCAGAGCGGTCTCTACGATGTGTACCACCTGAACTTCATCTCGCCCATATCGCGCCAGAAACTGGAGGacctggcggccgccgcactGCAGGCCGGCTGTGTGGCCAACATTCAGAAGGTGTACGATCAGTACCTGAACTTTATCACGCTCGAGGACGATATGTTCGTGTTGAAGCACCAAAACAGTGACGCGCTCTCGTACTACG CCATAAACCGGGCCAACACACAGGACTTCGAAATGGAGGGCATTATGGACAGCATAGTGGACAGTTTGTTTGCGGTGTTCGTCACGCTCGGTACCGTGCCGATCATACGCTGTCCGAAGAACTGTGCCGCCGAGATGGTAGCACGAAAGTTGGAGAAAAAGCTGCGCGAAAACCTATGGGACGCACGCAACAACCTCTTCCACATGGACGCGACCCAGACGGGTGCGTTCAGCTTCCAGCGGCCACTTCTGGTGCTGCTCGACCGAAACGTGGACATGGCGACGCCGCTTCACCACACCTGGACCTATCAGGCGCTCGGTCACGATGTGCTGGAGCTCGCTCTGAACCGGGTCGTGGTCGAGGAAGATCCGGccaccgaacagcagcagatcgGGACGGGAGCGAAACCAAAGACGAAGGCGTGCGATCTGGACTCACGCGACCGGTTCTGGTGCACGCACAAGGGCAGCCCGtttccgacggtggccgaagcGATACAGGAGGAACTGGAGCAGTACCGCTCGCAGGAGGACGAAATCAAGAAGCTCAAGACGACGATGGGCATCGACGGGGAGACGGACGTGGCGTTCTCGATGGTGAACGATAATACCGCCAAACTGACCAGCGCCGTCAACTCGCTGCCACAGCTGATGGAGAAGAAGCGACTGATCGACATGCACACGAAGATCGCAACGTCGATCCTGAACTACATCAAGGCCCGTCGGTTGGACTCGTTCTTCGAGCTGGAGGAGAAGATCATGTCGAAGCAAGCGCTCGATCGCGCCCTCGTGGAAGTGCTGAAGGATCCCGAGTTCGGTCTGCCGGAGGACAAAATGCGACTATTTATTATCTACTACATCTGCAGCAATGTGACCGACGCGGAGTTTAAGCGCCTCGAAGAGGCACTGCGCGAGTGCGGCTGCGATCTAACGCCGCTGCCATACCTGCAGCGGTGGAA GAGCATCGCGAAGATTACACTGTCCAGCTCCAACCAATACGAAGGAAGTGGCACCAAAACGGTGTCCATGTTCTCGAAGCTCGTCTCCCAGGGATCGTCCTTCGTGATGGAGGGTGTCAAGAATTTGGTCGTCAAACGTCAC AACCTTCCGGTCACCAAGATCACCGAGCAGCTGATGGAGTGCCGTACCGGGGGCGGTTCCGAGGTGGACGATTACCTGTACCTCGACCCGAAGCTACTGAAAGGGAGCGACGTGGTGCCGAAGAACCGGGCCCCATTCCAGGATGCGATCGTGTTCGTGGTGGGCGGTGGCAACTACATCGAGTACCAGAATCTGGTGGATTTCATCAAAACGAAGCAGAGCGCCAACAGCATTCGCCGCATCATTTACGGCGCGTCGACGCTAACGAACGCCAAGCAATTCCTGAAACAACTGTCGCTACTGGGCGAGGAAATCGGGAGTCACTAA
- the LOC128275384 gene encoding elongation of very long chain fatty acids protein 4-like: MAATNISESIPFYDVFGYYEWTLTLADPRTKGWPMVDSVVPTLTCVCIYLFLVWIGPRIMRDRKPFDLTSFLIPYNLAMALLNLYICLQLFVGSTMRRYSYICEPCRQSFDPAELRIVDAVWWYYFSKVLEFSDTFFFILRKKDNQLTFLHVYHHSTMFSFWWIGIKWVPSGSTFLPAMVNSFIHVLMYAYYGLSAVGPHMNKYLWWKKYLTILQLIQFTVAMILGINGIVTGCEFPLWMHYTLIGYMISFIVLFGNFYAQAYLQGKPIRQFEINCINMGAIKEPKEKCN, translated from the exons ATGGCGGCGACAAACATCAGCGAAAGCATCCCGTTCTACGACGTGTTCGGGTACTACGAGTGGACCCTGACGCTGGCGGACCCGCGGACGAAGGGCTGGCCGATGGTGGATTCCGTCGTGCCGACGCTCACCTGCGTGTGCATATACCTGTTCCTCGTCTGGATTGGCCCCAGAATCATGCGTGA CCGGAAACCGTTCGACCTCACCTCATTTCTGATACCCTACAACCTGGCCATGGCCCTGCTGAATCTGTACATCTGCCTGCAGCTCTTCGTGGGCTCGACCATGCGACGGTACAGCTACATCTGCGAACCGTGCCGGCAAAGCTTCGATCCGGCGGAACTGCGC ATCGTCGACGCCGTCTGGTGGTACTACTTCTCCAAGGTGCTCGAATTCTCCGACACGTTCTTCTTCATCCTGCGCAAGAAGGACAATCAGCTGACGTTCCTGCACGTGTACCATCACAGCACCATGTTTTCGTTCTGGTGGATCGGCATCAAGTGGGTGCCCAGCGGAAGCA CGTTCCTTCCGGCGATGGTCAACTCGTTCATCCACGTGCTAATGTACGCGTACTACGGTCTTTCCGCGGTCGGACCGCACATGAACAAGTACCTGTGGTGGAAGAAGTATCTCACGATCCTGCAGCTG ATTCAGTTCACCGTCGCCATGATTCTCGGAATCAACGGAATCGTTACGGGGTGTGAGTTCCCGCTCTGGATGCACTACACGCTGATCGGTTACATGATCTCTTTCATCGTGCTTTTTGGCAACTTCTACGCCCAAGCATACCTGCAGGGCAAACCAATCCGGCAGTTCGAAATCAACTGCATCAACATGGGCGCCATCAAAGAGCCGAAGGAGAAATGCAACTAA